A window of Purpureocillium takamizusanense chromosome 13, complete sequence genomic DNA:
GCTTCACGCATCCTTTGCTGCCGCCTCCAATGCTACGAACCTGCGCGAGCGCAATATCGTTAACAGTTCCCCTGGACACAGCGTAGACAGTACAAAGGATGCTGACACGCTGAATCCCAACCCCATCGTCAAGAGAAACGTCACCGTGATCCATGCGCCGCTCGTGAGCAACGCCACCATGGCTGCCATCGAGAGGGCCCGCAAACTCGTTGACAAAGCCATCGACGAGTCAAGCAAGCTCAACGTTGCCCGACTGGCCAGCCCGCTGCGCAACAAGTATGAGCTGAAGCCCGGCACTGTGACGGGCTCCCTTGGGTCTCGCCAGGAAAgagacaaggacaaggacgcggcgccggtCCATCCGCGGCTCAAAATTACCGACGAGATTGCCGATGCGGCCGCTCTcgttgccgaggacgatgcccGTCATACTCGCCACAACGTGACCCAAAGGGTCTggaaggaggcggccgcggcgtcgcagtCGGGCTCGTACTGGATGGAGCACATTGCTCGCAAGGGCAGCGTGCCCTGGGGCGATGACCCCGGCTACAAGGTGTATCGCAACGTCGTCGACtacggcgccgtcggcgatggcgtcacCGACGACACAAAGGCCATCAACAAGGCCATGCAGGACGGTAAGCGCTGCGGCGAAAAGTGCAACGGCTCGACGACCAAGAATGCCATCATCTACTTTCCCCCGGGAAAGTATCTCATTTCCACGACGATTGAGATGCCCTTTGGCACCCAAGTGATAGGAGACGTGAGTACATGTACACCCAGTTGAGGGCCGGGCGATGGTGCCTCAGatcatcctcgtcgagtATCATCAAGTCTGACTCTGTTTGCTTGTCAAACTTCGCAGGCCAACAATCGCCCAACCCTCATTGCCTCGAAGCGcttcatcggcctcggcgtcctctCGACGGACAAGTACACGGGTGGCGGCACGggcatcgacggcctcgaccagGAGTGGTTCGTCAACACGGCCAACTTCTACCGCCAGCTGCGCAACATTCGCATCGACATCACCGACACGCGCTCGTCGCAGAAGGTGGCCTGCCTGCACTACCAGGTTGCGCAGGCCACGAGCATCCAGAACgtcgagctcatcgccaaGCCGGGCACCGGCCAGAGGGGCATCTTTGCCGagaacggcagcggcggcgtcatgtcCGACATTACCTTTactggcggcggctacggcaTCTACGGTGGCAACCAACAGTTCACAGCCCAGCGGCTGACGTTCAACGGCTGCGACGTCGGTGTCCAGGTCATCTGGGACTGGGGCTGGGTGTGGAAGTCCATCACCATGAAGAACGTCAAGACGGGCTTCAAGCTCCTCCAGCAGGAAAAAAAGCCAACGGCAAAGAGCTCGAAGCGGGATGGCAAAAAGTCCCCCAACGGCAACATCGGCTCCATCTCCGTCATCGACTCGAGCTTCGAGGGTGTCGGCACCGCCGTTCTGATCGCGCCGCCAAACTCCAAGCCCGGCacgggcagcaccggcgaCGTGATCGAGCACGTCTCCTTCTCTAGTGTTGACAAGGCCGTGGCAGACACGAGCGGTGCTACGCTGCTCGCACCATCCGCCATGGTCGACCACTGGGCGCTCGGCCCCGTCTACTCGTCCAAGGCCACCCGCTCTTTCtccgagggcggcaagatcACCGGTTTCCAGCGGGACTCTGATCTGATCGACGAGAGGCGGAACTACTTTGAGCGCCAGAAGCCGCAGTACGAGAACAGCGCGCTTGGCGACTTTGTCCACGTCAAGGATTTTGGCGCaaagggcgacggcgtcaccGACGATACGGCAGCGTTGCAGGCAGCCCTTTACGCCAGCCAGGGCAAGGTTCTCTTTGTAGATGCGGGATCATATATCCTCACGGGCACTGTCACTGTCCCTGCGGGGTCCAAGGTAGTGGGCGAGACGTGGTCACAGCTCGTCGCGACGGGCAAATACTTTGCAGATGCCAGGTGAGGCGCCAATTCCCAGCCGCGATCTAACTCGACGAGTATCACGTTTTCGTCATGGTGATGCTGACTACCTGGCACAGTAAGCCCAAGGTTATGCTAAAGGTCGGAAACGCCAACGAAGTCGGGTCCATCGAGATGCAGGACCTCATCTTCACCAGCCGTGGGCCCGCCCCGGGCTTGATCATGGTTGAGTGGAACgtgcg
This region includes:
- a CDS encoding uncharacterized protein (COG:S~EggNog:ENOG503P0FH~SECRETED:SignalP(1-26~SECRETED:cutsite=VSG-QY~SECRETED:prob=0.9241)~CAZy:GH55), with translation MMARQRVPSFLSSILLLSLSLLSVSGQYIQTPVAQRNSPNGRSVYLWRPTSRDRFQQVIDVHPYAVFLEYNCHYMTAICRNADNFYGSSRGLARGRYNTWFNFDFSTRKKSPRGRSQYRRSRSCPTGWVSSAGCPHSDQETVWRNDGAWWTTALAPPPDGLKFILAPLRVGRNTKKSGVYYTCDEFPAASWVEGGDGTGVPGNSPGGGASQTRCAAFQCRSGVKAEQNWQATAHRALRYELKRIINHLGIWPPGANKDMQVAQFYFRKSNSANGVAARVISYSNLKPQTVANTRPVSQAKRAEMTPDELRRWANTVTLEELEKLTGGTLSQHVIYSNESLWAAEDEDDESDRPWRELLHASFAAASNATNLRERNIVNSSPGHSVDSTKDADTLNPNPIVKRNVTVIHAPLVSNATMAAIERARKLVDKAIDESSKLNVARLASPLRNKYELKPGTVTGSLGSRQERDKDKDAAPVHPRLKITDEIADAAALVAEDDARHTRHNVTQRVWKEAAAASQSGSYWMEHIARKGSVPWGDDPGYKVYRNVVDYGAVGDGVTDDTKAINKAMQDGKRCGEKCNGSTTKNAIIYFPPGKYLISTTIEMPFGTQVIGDANNRPTLIASKRFIGLGVLSTDKYTGGGTGIDGLDQEWFVNTANFYRQLRNIRIDITDTRSSQKVACLHYQVAQATSIQNVELIAKPGTGQRGIFAENGSGGVMSDITFTGGGYGIYGGNQQFTAQRLTFNGCDVGVQVIWDWGWVWKSITMKNVKTGFKLLQQEKKPTAKSSKRDGKKSPNGNIGSISVIDSSFEGVGTAVLIAPPNSKPGTGSTGDVIEHVSFSSVDKAVADTSGATLLAPSAMVDHWALGPVYSSKATRSFSEGGKITGFQRDSDLIDERRNYFERQKPQYENSALGDFVHVKDFGAKGDGVTDDTAALQAALYASQGKVLFVDAGSYILTGTVTVPAGSKVVGETWSQLVATGKYFADASKPKVMLKVGNANEVGSIEMQDLIFTSRGPAPGLIMVEWNVRASSPGAAGL